One Sphingomonas endolithica genomic window, AACACGCCGCTGACCTCGTCGGACAATGACGGCGCAGATGCCTTTGCCGCGGCGCTTGCCGATCTATGCCGCCAACTGGCGCACCTCGTCGTGCGCGATGGCGAGGGGGCGACCAAGTTCATCCGCATCGATGTCGACGGCGCGGAGAGCGACCGCAGCGCGCATCGCATCGCCATGTCCGTCGCCAATTCGCCACTGGTGAAGACCGCCATCGCCGGCGAGGACGCCAATTGGGGACGCGTCGTCATGGCGGTGGGCAAAGCCGGCGAACCGGCAGAGCGCGACAAGCTCGCCATCCGCTTCGGCGCGACGCAAGTGGCGGAAGGCGGGCTGGCGGTGGAAGGATATGACGAGGCACCGGTGGCGGCGCATCTGAAGGGTAGCGACGTCGAGATCGGGGTGGAGCTGGGGCTCGGCGAAGGCCGTGCCACGGTGTGGACCTGCGACCTGACGCACGGCTACATCTCGATCAACGCGGATTATCGGTCGTAGGGCAAGACGCGCGCTCAGGTACGGCGCGTTGCGCGGTGGTTTGTGGATGCAGTGGTCCATAATGCGCTTGCATCAACCCCATCGTCACCCCGGACTTGGTCCGGGGTCCACCAAGCCGCTTACGACGGGGATAGTGCCTCGAACGCACAGCGTGCTGCACGGTGGACCCCGGAACAAGTCCGGGGTGACGATCAGGGAGCCGGACTGCCTTGGGCGAACGGCCGGTCTAGGCTAGCCCGCATCAGGCAACGGCCAGTGCTCCCGCGAACGCCGAAGCCCAGGGTCGCAAAGACGGCGTCCTGCGACCCTGGGCTCGTGCCTGCGCAGAAGCCCAATCAACTCAGGCCAGTTCGCCTTCCAGCCAGGCCTTGATCCGGCCCTTGGGCTCGGCGCCGACCTTGGTCGCAGCAGGCACGCCGTCCTTGAACAGGATCATCGTCGGGATGCCGCGCACGCCGTAGCGGCCCGGCGCATCGGGATTCTCGTCGATGTTGAGCTTGGCGATCGTCACCTGCTCGCCTAGTTCCTCGGAAATCTCTTCGAGGCTCGGCCCGATCATCTTGCACGGGCCACACCATTCGGCCCAGAAATCGACCAGCACCGGGCCATCGGCCTTCAGCACGTCATTGTCCCAGCTGGTATCGGTAATCTGCTTGGTCGCCATGATATTCTCCTTGTCTTCACCAATCTAGGCACGCGGGCCACAACCCTCAAGCGCGCGAGGGCAAGCTTTGCTCCCCACGGGCGAAGCGGCGCTATGGCGAGACGTCGGCAAAGCCCGGTTTGTGCGCCTCGATCAGCGCGGCCGGCAGGTCGAACAGCACCGGGCCCGAGGTATAGAGCAAAGCCGCCTCGATCGTCCGGTCGGGGAAGATCACCGCCAGCGCGTGCACATAGGCCGCCATCTGCCGCAGATGGTAGGACGGGACGTCCGCCAACCCCGCGGGGCTCTGCCGGCCGGTCTTGAAGTCCACCACGCGGACATGGCTGTCGGTCACGAGCAGGCGATCGACCGTTCCCGATACGACGACGCCATTGCCGACCACCGCGGCGATCGGCGCCTCGGCCAGCGACTGCGGCCCAAACAGGTCGGCATGCGCAGGGTCGGCGAGCACCGCGACTACCGTGGCGGCGATCTCCGCGCGCACCGTGGCATCCGCCACGCCACCAGCGCCGGCCAACCAGCGCTCCGCCGCCGCCGCGCGCTCCTCCACCGGCACCGCCGGCAAACGTTCGAACAGCGCGTGGATCAGCCGCCCGCGCTCTGCTGCAGCACGCATGGCGGGCGATGGCGGCGGATCCGCCACCGCGTCGTCGCCAAGTGAGGACGGCGCCAGGGGCCGCGGCGGGCGAGCTTCCTCGGGAGCGTCGCGGCGAGCCCAGTCCGGCACCGCCTCCGCTGCCGCGCTCGTCTCGGCGGGCCCGCGTTGCAATGCGACCGGCTTCTGCCGCTCGCGCCCGCCGAACGTGCGGACGTCCTCGGCCGGGTCGATCTGCAAGGCGGTAAAGGCGTGGTCAGCGGCTGCGTACCAGCTCTGCTCCGGCGGCACGCCTTTGGCCATCGGCCCGAGCGCACCTGCGATCACCAGCCGCTCTTCGGCCCGCGTCGCCGCGACGTAGAACAGCCGCCAATGCTCTTCCAACTCGCGCCGTTCCGCCGCCTCGATGACCTCGCCCAGCGTACCGCCGCGTTCGGCGCCGCGGGGACGGAAGATCGGGAAGGGCAGCTCCACGCCCTCCGGCGCCCATTTCAGCACGCGCGCGGGGGTGCGCGTCGGATCGGCAGTGGCATCGGCCAGGATCACCAGCGGCGCCTGCAGCCCCTTGGCACCATGCGCGGTCATCACGCGGACGGCATCGAGCGGCGCCGACGGATCGCGCACGATCTCCACGTCGCCGCGATCGAACCAGTCGAGGAAGCGCTGCAGCGACGGGGTCGAGGCGCTTTCGAAATCGAGCGCGGCGTTGAGCAATTCCTCGATCGGATCGCGCGCCTCCTGTCCCAGCCGCCGCAGCAGCTTGCGCCGCCCGCCGAGCGGCCCGGACAGCATCTCCTCGAGGAAGCGATATGGCGTCGCAATGTCGGCGCGCGACAAGATTTGCAGCAGCGGGGCGAGCCGCTCGCGCGGCTGCGTGCGCGACAGATGCTGCCACAGGCTGCCCGAACCGCGCGGTGCCGCCGCCATCAGCTCGTCCTGTGTCCAGCCGATCAGCGGCGAGACCAGCAAGGATGCGAGCGACAGATCGTCGCCGGGCTGCAGCACGAAGCGGATCGCGGCGAGCAGATCCTGCACCGAAAGCGGCGCGTTCAGCCGCAGCCGGTCCACCCCCGCCACTGGCACGCGCTCGGCATAGAGCCGCGCCACGACCAGGGAGGCGAGCTCCCCGCGCCGCTTGACCAGGATCATCACGTCCTCGGGTCGGAGCGCACGGCCCTTGCTGTCCAGCATCAGCGGGGTAGGCCCGTACAGCCACGCCTTTACCTGACGCGCGATATTGGCGGCCAGCGCACGCGTGGCATCGGGCACCCAGCCCTCGGCCTCCTCGTCCGATCCGCCGGTCACCACCGGCGGCCACAATTCCACCGCACCCGGGCCCGGCACTTCGCTGGCATGCGTATCGACCTCGGCCGCGCCCATCGCCGGTGCACCGATCGCCTCGATCACGGCATCGACGAACTCCAGCACCGGCCGGGTCGAGCGGAACGACTGGGTCAGCGACAACTGGGCCATCGGCAAGCCGCGCTCCTCGGGCGACGTTGCGTCGTCGCCCAGCGCCTCTTCCGCACGCCGGCTGAAATACAGCTCCGCCGCTTCGAAATTGCGTGGATCGGTGCCCTGGAAGCCGAAGATCGCCTGCTTCTGGTCGCCGACCGTGAACAAGGTGCGCGTGTTCGGGGCATGCGCTCCCTGTCCGGCGAAGAACTCGTCGGCGAGCGCGCGGACGATGCGCCATTGGTGCGCATTGGTGTCCTGTGCCTCGTCGATCAGCACATGCTCTGTCACCTGGTCGAGCTTGTAGCGGATCCACTCGCCCATGCCCGGCTGATCAAACAGATCAACGGTCGCACGGATCAGGTCGTCGAAATCGACCGCCCCCATACGCCGCTTGGCCAGGGCATAGGCCGCGGCATAATCGCGCCCTACCGACAGCGCGTCGGCCAGCAGATCGGCATAGGCCGCACGGGTCCGCATCGAGAGCAACGCCGCGCAAGTTTCGTAGAGGCCGCCGGCCAGCTCGGCATAGTCGGGATGCTGCGGCGCCTGCCCCTTGCCGAAGGAGCGCACGTCACCATCCGCCTTGGCCCACACCTTGTGCAAATCGTGCAGTGTCGCGGCGCGCTCGGCCGGCGCGCGATCCAGCCAGGCCGACACCAGGCCGGCGCGCTCCACGCCACCCTTCGTGCCCCACGCGGCATTGAACCCGCCGACCGCATCGAGCGTCTCGTGATCGAATGCGCAATCGTCGCACGCGCCGGCAATCTCTTCGTCGATGTCGCCCAGCGGCAAGTCCATCGCGCCACGCAGGAACGGCCCGATCTCGCTCGGCAGCGCCGCCATCGCATCGGGCGCTCGCGCACAAGCGCGCAGGAAATTCTCCGCCTCGCCTTCGCCCAACCGCAGGCTCAGCGCGCCGACGATCGCGATGTCCCGCTCGCTGGCGGCGACCAGCATCTCGGCCAGCGCCTCGCGCGCCAGCAGCGATTCCTCGCGCGCTTCCAGCGGTCGGAACCCCGGCACCAGCCCCGCTTCGATCGGGAAGGCCGCGAGCAATCCCTGGCAGAAGCCATGGATCGTCTGGATACGGATGCCGCCGCCCGGCGCATCCAGCACCTTGGCGAACAAGGTGCGGGCAGCAGCCACCATCGTATCATCCGGCGCCTCGCCCAGCGCTTCCAGGTCGCTGAACAACGCCGGTCGCGGCATGCGCACCCATGCCGCCAGCCGCTGGCTGATCCGCCCTGCCATCTCGGCCGCGCCCGCCTTGGTGAAGGTCAGGCACAGGATCGCGCCCGGATCGGTACCGCGCAGCAACAGCCGAAACACGCGCGCCGCCAGCACCTGCGTCTTGCCCGTGCCCGCCGACGCCGATAGCCAGACATGCGCATCGGGGGCGCTGGCCCGCGCTTGCGCACCGATCAGCCGCGGCAGCGGACGGTTACCGCCGCTCACGGCCATACCATTCATCGAGCCGCATCAATTGGTCATACTCGGCATACGGCGCGAATTCCGGATGCAGCTTGGCCTCGAACGGCGCATCGCCGGTCAGCCATGCGCGGGCCGCTTCGGCAAAATGGTGCGCGGCGGTCTGCGTGAATTCCGCGGTCGGGATGCGGTCGCGCTTGCCTACGGGATCGACCGGCGTCGTGACATAGCCGAAACCGTCGCCCTTGCGCCCGAGCGACCAATATTCGAACGCGGTGGCCGTCCCCTTGATCCCGTCATACCCGCCATATTCCGCGATCAGCCCGAGCAACCCGAGTTGCAGGCTGAACCCCGCCCGCAACGCCGCGGCCGATGGCGGCTGCCCGGTCTTGTAATCGATCACCGCCAGCCCGCCTCCCGGCATACGATCGATACGGTCGAACTTACCGGTGAGCGTTACCCCCGCGATCGACATCTTCCCCTCCTGCTCGACCGCCAGCACGCTGCGCCCGCTCTCCGCGCCCTCGATGATCTTGGCGGAGATCCAGTCGATCGCCTCCATCAGGCGCGGCTGCCACAAGGCGCGCATCATCGGGTGCGTGCGCTCGTCCGCCAGCATGGCCAGCGCGCGCGGCCGGAGCGCGGCGGGGTCGCACTTGTCCTCGCGCGCCCAGGCTTCCAGCACATCGTGCACCGCCGTCCCGCGCCACGCCGCGCTGGGATCGGCATCGACCGGGTCGAGTGCCGCCAGCCGCAGGATGCGCTTGGCGTAGAACGCGTACGGATCGGCCTTCAGGCGATCGACATCGGTCACCGCGATACGCGTCGGTCGCAACTCCGCCGGCGGCGACGGCCGGGGATGCTCGGCCGGCACATGCTCGCCGGTATCGTCCAGCGCGCGCGTCCATCCTTCCAGATCGCGTGCACGATCGAACCGCTCGGCGGCCAGGGCCTGCAACCGCAACCAGAAACGCGAGGCGATCGCCGGCGATTTCGCATCCCGCCGCGCCCGCGTCATCAGCGCGTTCGGTGCGCCGAGGGCACCCGCCAGATCATGCGCGGCGAGCCCCACGCGTCGCTCCAGCCCGGGCAGGCCCAATTCGCTGCGGATGCGCGGCGCCAGCCACGGGTCGGGCGCCGGTTGCCCCGGCCATGTCCCTTCGTTCAATCCGCCCAGAATCATCAGATCGGCGGTCTGCAGCCGCGCCTCGATCAGACCGTAAATGGCCAGGCGCGGATGGCGGCCTTGCTGCAACCGTACGGCCACCTCGTCCATCAGCGTCTTGAGCAATGGCGCGAGGCTCTCCGGCTCGACCAGTGCTGGACCGGCGGCTGCCTGCACTTCCAGTTCGGACAGCAATTCCGCCGCCGCGCGTCCGGCCGGGCCGGACCACAATTCATCGCCGCACAAGGTCTGCGCCGTCTCGCGCAGCGCGGCGATCATCGCCGGCAGCGGTTGCGCCCCCCCGGCGAACAGCGCTTCGACCGGTGCGAGCAGCGCGCGGGCCTGGGGCCACCAAGCGGCCGCTGCGGCCGATCTTGCCCCCCTCCCTGAAAGGGAGGCGCCGGGGGTGGGTTGGTCCTGTGCGGAACGGTCCTGAGTCTCAGCCCCCACCCCCGGCCCCTCCCTTCCATTGAGGGGAGGAGAAAGATGCGCATCGATGCCCGCGAGCCCGGCGGCCGGGCGTGGCCCGCGCATCACCCGGTCGAGGCTTCGTGCGCCTTCCAGCCAGGCCGCGCGCGGCGCGCCGGTCTGCACCAGCGGATGCTTGATCAGCGCCAGCAGCGCCAGGGGCGCGAAGCGCTGCACCGCGGCCTCGGCCAGCGCGGTCAGCAAGGTGCCGGGCGGCAGGATCGACAGCGGCCGTCCAGCCGTATCGTCGATCTCGATGTTCCAGCGCCGCATATGCGCCGCCACGCGCCGCGCCAGGCCGCGATCCGGCGTGACGAGGGCGGCCGTCCGCCGTTCGGTCTCCAGTACCTGGCGCAAGGCGAGCGCGATCGCCTGCGCCTCTTCGGCCGGCGTCGCCAGCTCGGCTGCGGCGATGCCTGCCAGGCGCCTTTGGTCCGCTTCCAGCGTCGTCCACTTGCCGGTGAATGCAGCCGGCGCCAGCGCATTGGCGACGGCGCGGCCGCGGTCGACGGTCGCGTCATGATCGCTGCCGCCGCGCCAGGTGGCGAACTCGGCGCGGTTGACGCTCATCCGCTCCAGCAGCAGCTTCAGGTGGAATTGCGGATGCGTCTCGATCGAGCGCTTGCGCCGGGCAGTGACCGGGTCGGGCGCATGGGGCCCGAGCGCCGCCCATTCGTCGTCGTCCATGCCCGTCGCCAGATCGGCCAGCACCACCATCCCCTCGGGGAGTTCCGACACGCAGCGCAACAGCCGCGCCACCGACGGCGCGCTGTCGATCACCCCGGCGGCGCAGACAAAGCCATCGGGAGGCGCCACCCGCCATCTTGCCGCCAGCCGATCGAGCAGCAATGCCCGCCGCGTCGCCAGATCGATCCGGCCGAGCCGCTGCAATTCGCCGGGCCAGCGATCGAGCACGATCCCGAACAGCGCCAGAGACTTCTGCCAGTGGCTCGACAATTCCTCGGTCAATTCCAGTTCGCGCAGGCGGCTTGGGCGCACCTCCTCGACCAGCAACTGGTCTAGCGTCCGGGCGAGTTCCCCCGCCAGCCGTACCGCCTCCGCCGCATCGACCGGTTGCCCGGCCTTGGCACGTTCCTCGGCAACCAGGCGGGCCAGGATCATACGTCGCTGGAGCGGCGGCACCGCGGGCGGCACGGTGTCGTCGCCGGCGGCTGGGTCGATCGCCGAGCCCACTGCCTCGTCGAGCTCGGGATCGCCGATCGCCACCAATCGCGGCAACAGCAGCCCACCCTCGCTCGCGCGCACGAAGGCGTCGGTCACCGCGCGCTTGGCGCGATTGTTGGGCAGCAGCACCAGTCCGCGCGCAAGGCGCATGCGGTCCCCGCCCGCCCGCCGGATCAAGCCGGTGGCCAGGGCATCCGCAAACGCCCGATGGGCCGGGATCGTGAAGAGCGCCGGCTTGCCGCGCTCAGCCATCCGCCAGCATCGCCTCGACCTGCGGGATCGCCCCCGGCGTGCCGACATCGAACCAGAGCCCCTGGTGCACCAGCCCGTAGGCGCGCCCCGCGGCGATCGCCCGTTCCCAGAACAGCATCGTCGAGAACGGCCCCTCCGGCCAATCGGCGATCACCCGCGGCGACAAGATCTGCACGCCGGTATAGACGAACGGGGCAGGCTTGCCCGGCACGCGCCGCCCGACGATCCGGCCGTTCGGATCGATCCGGAAGTCGCCCTGCCCGGCATGGCAATGCGCCTGCGCCAGTGGCACCAGCAGCAGCAGCGCATCCATCGTCGCATCGTCCCACCGCGCCGCCAGCGCGCGGATCGCGTCGGTCGGCCCGTCGATCCACAGATTGTCCGAATTGATCACCAGGAACGGCGCGCCGCCGATCAGGTCGCGCGCCTGCACGATCCCGCCGCCCGTCTCCATCAGCGCACGGCGCTCGTCGGACACGACCAGATCGATGCCCTTCACCCGCGCGGCGAGATGCGCCTCCAGCGCGTCGGCCATGTAATGCACGTTGACGACGGCGCGCTTGACGCCGGCGCTGCGCAAGCGATCGAACACATGGTCGATCAGCGGCCGTCCCGCTACCTCGACCAGCGGCTTGGGCCGCGTCGCGGTGAGCGGACGCATGCGTTTGCCCAGGCCCGCGGCCATCACCATCGCCGTTTCGGGCACGTTGCCGCCGGGGTCGGGGCGGATCGCCAGCGTCTTCATGCCGACAACGCCATCGGATCGCCGCGGCGCTCGGCCGGGATGTTGATATCGAACCATGCCTTGACCGGTGCGAGGGCGGGATGCGCGAGATCGTGTTCCAGATAGCCCCACACACGGGGGCACAAAGTGGGATAGCGGGTCTTGCCATCGCGCCTCCACAGCCGCGTGAAGATGCCGATGATCTTCGCATTCCGCTGCGCGCCGAGCACGTGATACGCCGCGTCGAACCGCTCGTCGGCGCCGGTGATGTCGCGGTACCGTGCCAGCATTTCCGCCTCCAGATCGGGCGCGACATCGCGCCTGGCATCCTGCAGCAGCGATACCAGATCGTAGGCCGGGTGCCCGGCCAGCGCGTCCTGGAAATCGAGCAGGCCAAGCGCCTCGCTGCCATTCATGTCGATCAGCATCAGGTTCTCGGCATGGTAATCGCGCAGCACGGTCACCTGCGGCCCCTCGACGGCCACGTCGAACACCGCGTCCCATGCCGCGGTGTAGCCGGCCGTGTCGGGCGCGATCCCCACCGCCGGGCAATACCATTCGGTCAGCAAATTGGCCTCGCGGAGCAGCACCGCTTTGTCATAAGGCGGTACGTCCGATGGCGCATGCCCCCGCAGCCGCACCAGAATGTCGATCGCCGTCTCGTACAGCTGCCGGGTGCGCGCCGGCTCGGCATCCAGCGTCTCGCGCATCCTTTGGTCACCGAAATCCTCGATCAGCACCAGGCCCTGGTCGAGATCGACGCCGTGGATCGCCGGCGCCGCAAACCCGCGCTCGGCGAGCCACTGCGCCACGGCGATGAACGGCCGGGGATCCTCGTGCGGTGGCGGCGCATCCATCAGGATGGCGTTGCGGCCACCCTGCACGGCACGGAAATAGCGCCGGAACGAGGCGTCCCCCGCCACCGGTATCAGGACCGCCCCGCCCCAGCCCTGAACGGATAGGAAATCTGCTGCCCCGGCGGGCGGAATCATGTCTGCGGCCATCGCGCCTTCCATGCCGCCGGGACCTCGGCTGTCAAGCCGCGCGTCCCATCCGGCAGGATCTCCAGCGTCAGGGCGAGTGCCGCGGGCCAGTATTCCGGCGCCCGTTTGGGCCATTCGACGATCAACAGCGAGTCCGACGCCGCCTCCTCCAGCCCAAGCTCCTTCAACTCGTCGGGGTCGCCGATGCGGTACAGATCGACGTGCAGCACCGGCAGGCGCACCTCGGGCGGCGCATAAGGCTGGACGATCGCGAAGCTGGGACTAGGCGCCTCGCCCGCCAAGCCCAACGCCGCGAGGAGCCCGCGTGCGATGCTCGTCTTGCCCGCCCCCAATGGCCCGGCCAGGGTGATGACGTCGCCCGCCACCGCAAGCGCCGCGAGATCGGCGCCGAGCGTCTCGCTCGCCTGGGCATTCGCCAGCACGATCATCGCCGCGGCAGCGCCACGGTGATCAACGTTCCCTCGCCCGGCGTGGAGACCAGCTCGATCGTGCCGCGATGCGCTTCCACGAACTGCTTGGCGAGCGGCAGACCCAGGCTCAACGCGCGCTCGTCGCCGCGTACTTCGCTGCCCTGCTCGAAACGATCGAAGGCGCGGGCGACGGCCGCCTCGCTCATACCCGCGCCATCGTCCGACACCACGATCCGCGCCGCCGCTGCCGATCCATCGGCGTGCAGCAGGATGCGGCCACCCTCCGGCGTGCCCGCTACGGC contains:
- the trxA gene encoding thioredoxin TrxA, giving the protein MATKQITDTSWDNDVLKADGPVLVDFWAEWCGPCKMIGPSLEEISEELGEQVTIAKLNIDENPDAPGRYGVRGIPTMILFKDGVPAATKVGAEPKGRIKAWLEGELA
- the addA gene encoding double-strand break repair helicase AddA yields the protein MAVSGGNRPLPRLIGAQARASAPDAHVWLSASAGTGKTQVLAARVFRLLLRGTDPGAILCLTFTKAGAAEMAGRISQRLAAWVRMPRPALFSDLEALGEAPDDTMVAAARTLFAKVLDAPGGGIRIQTIHGFCQGLLAAFPIEAGLVPGFRPLEAREESLLAREALAEMLVAASERDIAIVGALSLRLGEGEAENFLRACARAPDAMAALPSEIGPFLRGAMDLPLGDIDEEIAGACDDCAFDHETLDAVGGFNAAWGTKGGVERAGLVSAWLDRAPAERAATLHDLHKVWAKADGDVRSFGKGQAPQHPDYAELAGGLYETCAALLSMRTRAAYADLLADALSVGRDYAAAYALAKRRMGAVDFDDLIRATVDLFDQPGMGEWIRYKLDQVTEHVLIDEAQDTNAHQWRIVRALADEFFAGQGAHAPNTRTLFTVGDQKQAIFGFQGTDPRNFEAAELYFSRRAEEALGDDATSPEERGLPMAQLSLTQSFRSTRPVLEFVDAVIEAIGAPAMGAAEVDTHASEVPGPGAVELWPPVVTGGSDEEAEGWVPDATRALAANIARQVKAWLYGPTPLMLDSKGRALRPEDVMILVKRRGELASLVVARLYAERVPVAGVDRLRLNAPLSVQDLLAAIRFVLQPGDDLSLASLLVSPLIGWTQDELMAAAPRGSGSLWQHLSRTQPRERLAPLLQILSRADIATPYRFLEEMLSGPLGGRRKLLRRLGQEARDPIEELLNAALDFESASTPSLQRFLDWFDRGDVEIVRDPSAPLDAVRVMTAHGAKGLQAPLVILADATADPTRTPARVLKWAPEGVELPFPIFRPRGAERGGTLGEVIEAAERRELEEHWRLFYVAATRAEERLVIAGALGPMAKGVPPEQSWYAAADHAFTALQIDPAEDVRTFGGRERQKPVALQRGPAETSAAAEAVPDWARRDAPEEARPPRPLAPSSLGDDAVADPPPSPAMRAAAERGRLIHALFERLPAVPVEERAAAAERWLAGAGGVADATVRAEIAATVVAVLADPAHADLFGPQSLAEAPIAAVVGNGVVVSGTVDRLLVTDSHVRVVDFKTGRQSPAGLADVPSYHLRQMAAYVHALAVIFPDRTIEAALLYTSGPVLFDLPAALIEAHKPGFADVSP
- the tsaE gene encoding tRNA (adenosine(37)-N6)-threonylcarbamoyltransferase complex ATPase subunit type 1 TsaE; the encoded protein is MIVLANAQASETLGADLAALAVAGDVITLAGPLGAGKTSIARGLLAALGLAGEAPSPSFAIVQPYAPPEVRLPVLHVDLYRIGDPDELKELGLEEAASDSLLIVEWPKRAPEYWPAALALTLEILPDGTRGLTAEVPAAWKARWPQT
- the addB gene encoding double-strand break repair protein AddB; protein product: MAERGKPALFTIPAHRAFADALATGLIRRAGGDRMRLARGLVLLPNNRAKRAVTDAFVRASEGGLLLPRLVAIGDPELDEAVGSAIDPAAGDDTVPPAVPPLQRRMILARLVAEERAKAGQPVDAAEAVRLAGELARTLDQLLVEEVRPSRLRELELTEELSSHWQKSLALFGIVLDRWPGELQRLGRIDLATRRALLLDRLAARWRVAPPDGFVCAAGVIDSAPSVARLLRCVSELPEGMVVLADLATGMDDDEWAALGPHAPDPVTARRKRSIETHPQFHLKLLLERMSVNRAEFATWRGGSDHDATVDRGRAVANALAPAAFTGKWTTLEADQRRLAGIAAAELATPAEEAQAIALALRQVLETERRTAALVTPDRGLARRVAAHMRRWNIEIDDTAGRPLSILPPGTLLTALAEAAVQRFAPLALLALIKHPLVQTGAPRAAWLEGARSLDRVMRGPRPAAGLAGIDAHLSPPLNGREGPGVGAETQDRSAQDQPTPGASLSGRGARSAAAAAWWPQARALLAPVEALFAGGAQPLPAMIAALRETAQTLCGDELWSGPAGRAAAELLSELEVQAAAGPALVEPESLAPLLKTLMDEVAVRLQQGRHPRLAIYGLIEARLQTADLMILGGLNEGTWPGQPAPDPWLAPRIRSELGLPGLERRVGLAAHDLAGALGAPNALMTRARRDAKSPAIASRFWLRLQALAAERFDRARDLEGWTRALDDTGEHVPAEHPRPSPPAELRPTRIAVTDVDRLKADPYAFYAKRILRLAALDPVDADPSAAWRGTAVHDVLEAWAREDKCDPAALRPRALAMLADERTHPMMRALWQPRLMEAIDWISAKIIEGAESGRSVLAVEQEGKMSIAGVTLTGKFDRIDRMPGGGLAVIDYKTGQPPSAAALRAGFSLQLGLLGLIAEYGGYDGIKGTATAFEYWSLGRKGDGFGYVTTPVDPVGKRDRIPTAEFTQTAAHHFAEAARAWLTGDAPFEAKLHPEFAPYAEYDQLMRLDEWYGRERR
- a CDS encoding aminoglycoside phosphotransferase family protein; protein product: MIPPAGAADFLSVQGWGGAVLIPVAGDASFRRYFRAVQGGRNAILMDAPPPHEDPRPFIAVAQWLAERGFAAPAIHGVDLDQGLVLIEDFGDQRMRETLDAEPARTRQLYETAIDILVRLRGHAPSDVPPYDKAVLLREANLLTEWYCPAVGIAPDTAGYTAAWDAVFDVAVEGPQVTVLRDYHAENLMLIDMNGSEALGLLDFQDALAGHPAYDLVSLLQDARRDVAPDLEAEMLARYRDITGADERFDAAYHVLGAQRNAKIIGIFTRLWRRDGKTRYPTLCPRVWGYLEHDLAHPALAPVKAWFDINIPAERRGDPMALSA
- a CDS encoding nucleotidyltransferase family protein; amino-acid sequence: MKTLAIRPDPGGNVPETAMVMAAGLGKRMRPLTATRPKPLVEVAGRPLIDHVFDRLRSAGVKRAVVNVHYMADALEAHLAARVKGIDLVVSDERRALMETGGGIVQARDLIGGAPFLVINSDNLWIDGPTDAIRALAARWDDATMDALLLLVPLAQAHCHAGQGDFRIDPNGRIVGRRVPGKPAPFVYTGVQILSPRVIADWPEGPFSTMLFWERAIAAGRAYGLVHQGLWFDVGTPGAIPQVEAMLADG